The segment ACGCCGCGGGCGACCTTTGCCCGCCTGGCGGCGCTGGACCGCCCGCCCCTGGGGATGCTGCTCACCGTGGCGATCCTGATCACCGCCGTCAGCGGCCTGGTGCAGGGCACGGCGGCCGTCCGGGAGCTGGCCCTGCCGGTGGCGCCCGGGGAATCCCCGCTGCTGCCCCCGGACCTGGCCCGGAATCCGGGAGTGAACCTGGCCCTGGGGGTGCTGGTGGCCATCCTGGGCGTGGTGATGATGTTCGTGGGAGCCGGGTTCCTCCACCTGGTCGCCGACCTGGCGGGCGGCCGCGGAAGCGGGGTCCACCTGCTGGCCGCCATGGCGCTGGCCTCCCTGCCCCCCAACCTGATCGGCATCCCCCTGGAGGCGCTGGCGGCGCGGCTGGGCAGCGCCGGGAGTGCGCTGCGCGACGTGAGCGCCCTGGCTATGGGCATCTGGTCGCTGATCCTCACCTACCGGGCCCTGCGGGCCACCAAGCACCTCAGCCGCGGCGACGCGCTCATCGTTTTGTTCGTTCCCGTTCTGGCCTTCCTGGGGCTGGCCGTCCTGGCCGTGCTGGTCATTGCGGGGGCAGCGGTGGTGGCGGGGGCGGCGGCTCCCTGAGCGGGCGCCGGCAGGCCGGGCCGCCCGGCTGTTGCGGGGATGGCCCCCGCCGCCCGCTTGGACACCCGTAGCCGGGGGCGGATGACTTCACCGTTCCCCGTCCTCCTGGGGGCTGCCGCCGTCGCCGCCCGAGGAGATCCCGGGCGGCACGGGGTGGCCGCCTCCCAGGCGGTGCTGCAGGGCCTGCCAGCGGGCCGCCAGATCCCGCGGGTTGCCGGCGTCCGGGCGGGCTATGGCTTCCCGGTAGAGGACGGCGGCCAGCTCCGGTGCGGGGCGCCGGAGCTGGTCGGCCGCGGCCACCAGCAGCCGGGCGGGGAGGACCGAGCGGGCGTCGGGCTGCTCCAACCAGGCGGCCAGACGGCGCCAATCGTTTTGGCGGAGCAGCAGTTCGGCGCGCAGGGCGGCATCGCCCCTCTGCTCCAGGTGGCGCTCTACCCCTGGGGCCACCCTCTCCCATTCGCCCGCGGCCCGGGCGGCGGCCTCCAGGGCGTCCAGGGCCGCCCGGGACGGGCGGTCGGCGAAGTTGGCGGCCAGATACGGTACCGCCCGCTCGGGACGCCCCCGGTCCAGCCACACCTCTGCCACTGCCTGGCGGGCCGCCGCCAAGACGTCCGGCTCGCCCGCCTGGGCCAGGGCACGGCGAGCCAGGCTGAGGGCCACCTCGTACCGCCCCGTTTCCCGGAAGAACCGGCTCCCGGCCAGCAGCGCCTCGGGGCCCAGGGCAGCGGCGGTGACGGCCACGGAGGCCGCTGCGCGGGACCGGAGCGGTCCCGGCCGGCCGGGACCGCCCGCCGGTTGGGCCGCGAGCCCTTGGCCCGCCGGGTGGGTGACGCCGTGGCCGGGCCGGCCCGCGGCACCCGGAACGTGGCGGGGGGCGCGGCTTCCGTTCCCGTCCCGGGTCGCCGGTTCGCCGGCGCCGCGGGTGCCGGGGGTGCCGGACCCGGCTGCGGGGTCGCCGGTGCCCGGACCGTGGCCGAGGGCCTCCGGTGAGCCGCCGGTGGGCAGGGCTTCCAGTCGGGTTAACAGGCGCGCGGCTGCCTCCCACCGGCGGAAGAGCCAGCGGGCGGCCGCCGCCTCGCCCCGGGCCCGGGCCGCCAGCACCAGGCCGGCCTGGCGCCAGAGAAGCCCCGTCACCGTCAGGGTCAGGGCGTCGACGGCGGCCGCCGCCAGGGCCCGGGAGGGAGAGCCGGGGCCTGTCAGGGGGGCCGGGGAGCTCTGCGTGCCTGCCCATCCGGCCTCCAGGGCATCCGCCCACCGGTGCAGGGTCTCCGGGTCGGGGTCTGCCCGGCGCTCCAGCTCCAGCAGCCACGCGGACGGGCGCGCGGCAGGCCGGGAGCCCGCCGGTGCCACGGCCACCCGGCCGTCCGGGGCGGGTTCCGGCGCCCCGGCGGAGTTTGGTTCCCGCCCACCGGCGGCAACGGGATCCTGCCGGGAGGCGGAGCCGTCATCCCCCTGGGCACCAGGGGTGGCACCCGCCGGACCCGTGCCGCCCGCCGGAGCCGGTTCCTCCGGCGGCGGGGCCGGAGCCGGGATCGCCGCGTCCACTTCGGCCAAGAGGGCCGGTTCTTCCTCGACCAGCCGGCGGATCAGTTCCAGCAGCTCCCCCCGGGGCCGTTCCTCCAGGTGCTCCAGCCGCTGGTCCACGGAGGCGAAGGTCTCGGGCGCGTGGATCCAGGCGTAAAGCAGCGCCACGGCATGCTTGCACAGGCCGCCCCGGGCCCGGCGCGGACACTCGCACTGGCCTGCCGCATCGGGCCCCTCCGGACCGCGCAGCACGTGGACCACCGTCCGGTAGACGCCGCGAGAGCCGCGCACTTCCCCCAGCAACCGGACACCCGAAACCAGGCGGTGTTCCACCCGGCCCAGCAGAAACAGGTCCAGGGCCCGGATGCGAACGGGCTCGGGCGCCAGCCGGGCCAGCATGGCCTCGTCGACGGCGGCCAGCAGGTGATCGGCCGGGGGATGGCCAGGGTGGTTCCGTTCCATGCTCGCTCATCCTTCGCCGGAGGCCGGCAGGGATACCTGGCGGCCGGAAGGCCGCTCCCCTCCAGGATAGCCCATTGCCGTCACCGCCGTCCGGACCCGTCCCGTCGGGGTGCGGGTCCACCATGGGGTAGCCGTCATGGCTACCTCGGGCAAAAAATGGGCGCCAGGGTCCACGGAAATCGCTTCCGGTGTATCGTGCTGAACACAGGTGGGGCCCGGACCCGTTTTATAATGGGCCTCCCAGGAATTGCACCGGTGCACGCTGGGAGGTGTCATCACGCCTGAGCAGGCTGCCGGATGCCGTTGCAGCCGGCAGCCGGGGGAGAGATGGGGGATGGAGTCGATGGACCAGCCACAGCACGGCCGGTGGGGGAAGGTGGCCGCCTACACCGAGCTGGCAAGAGCCAGCCGCTCCCTGGCCGCCGGTGGCGTGGAGCGCCGGTACTGGTACATCCTTTGCCGCGAGCGGACGCCCCATGGGGCCGTCTTTTTCTACATCAAGAGCCGGGTGGAGACCTGGGACGAGGGCCGGCTGACCGGCGAGGACTTTGCCGTTCAGCGGCTGCCCGGGCGCAACGACGAACAGGCGGCCCGCCAGAGTTTCGGCCGCCTGGCGGAGGCTCGGGTGCCCGTGTCGCCCGTCCACCTCACCGACATCTTGCGCGACCTGGCCCTGCTGGCCGCCGAGCACCCCTCCCGCTGGACCTTGCCGCCCCGGCAGGCGCGGCGGCACCCGCCCGCCCGTCGCCGGGCCCCGGTACCTGGTGCCCTGCACGGAGCGGTACCGCGCCCTACCGGCCTCCGCAAGGGGGAGCAAGCCGCCCGAGCCCGTGCCCGGGATCACGCCGCAGGGCCGCGAGCGGGCTCCGATGTACCCGGCGCCCTCCACGCCGGCGGGGGAGCCCGGCAGGACCGGTATGGCCGGCCGGAAGGCCAGGTCAGGCCCGTTCCCTACCCTGGCCAGGATCCGGCAGGAGAGGCCGGTCGCGGCTCAACCAGGGGCGCTGGGGCACCGGTGGTCCCCCGTGGAACGGCAGGCTGAGGACCGGCCGCCGGCCCCCGCAGGTGGTCCTGGAACCGGCCGGGGCCGCTGAACCAGTCCGCGGCCCGGAGGGAAACGGCCCGGGGCGGGTGCGGCCAGCGCCCGCCCCGGGCCGGCCCATGCCCGCGGGTGGAACCGCGTGTGCGCGGCCGTGCCGGTGCCACGGCACCCCGCAGCGGTGCCGGTGTCACGGTCCCCGGATCACCCCCGGATCAGCACCCGGCGGCCTCCTCGCCGGCCGCCAGGACTTCCGCCTGCAAAAGGGCTTCCAGCCGGGCGGTGTCCCGGACGTGGAGCGGCCGGGTGCGACCGACAATGCCCTGGCGCCGCAGGTCGGCCAGAACGCGGTTCACGCTGACCCGGCTGGTGTTGGCCGCCAGGCCGATGGCCCGCTGGGTCAGCGCTGCCGGTAGCCGGCTTCCCCC is part of the Thermaerobacter subterraneus DSM 13965 genome and harbors:
- a CDS encoding Yip1 family protein; the encoded protein is MEEQPRNQGEQAETERGFQEEAGASPARQQPDGGGGPSRADQRPATEQQPAPSPAGSASGERAGRDGDGGASRAGVPGGPGGVAEPLGTGDRPGLVDWVFGVIFTPRATFARLAALDRPPLGMLLTVAILITAVSGLVQGTAAVRELALPVAPGESPLLPPDLARNPGVNLALGVLVAILGVVMMFVGAGFLHLVADLAGGRGSGVHLLAAMALASLPPNLIGIPLEALAARLGSAGSALRDVSALAMGIWSLILTYRALRATKHLSRGDALIVLFVPVLAFLGLAVLAVLVIAGAAVVAGAAAP
- a CDS encoding SWIM zinc finger family protein yields the protein MERNHPGHPPADHLLAAVDEAMLARLAPEPVRIRALDLFLLGRVEHRLVSGVRLLGEVRGSRGVYRTVVHVLRGPEGPDAAGQCECPRRARGGLCKHAVALLYAWIHAPETFASVDQRLEHLEERPRGELLELIRRLVEEEPALLAEVDAAIPAPAPPPEEPAPAGGTGPAGATPGAQGDDGSASRQDPVAAGGREPNSAGAPEPAPDGRVAVAPAGSRPAARPSAWLLELERRADPDPETLHRWADALEAGWAGTQSSPAPLTGPGSPSRALAAAAVDALTLTVTGLLWRQAGLVLAARARGEAAAARWLFRRWEAAARLLTRLEALPTGGSPEALGHGPGTGDPAAGSGTPGTRGAGEPATRDGNGSRAPRHVPGAAGRPGHGVTHPAGQGLAAQPAGGPGRPGPLRSRAAASVAVTAAALGPEALLAGSRFFRETGRYEVALSLARRALAQAGEPDVLAAARQAVAEVWLDRGRPERAVPYLAANFADRPSRAALDALEAAARAAGEWERVAPGVERHLEQRGDAALRAELLLRQNDWRRLAAWLEQPDARSVLPARLLVAAADQLRRPAPELAAVLYREAIARPDAGNPRDLAARWQALQHRLGGGHPVPPGISSGGDGGSPQEDGER